One window of Pelobates fuscus isolate aPelFus1 chromosome 9, aPelFus1.pri, whole genome shotgun sequence genomic DNA carries:
- the FLOT1 gene encoding flotillin-1 isoform X2, with product MVFYTCGPNEAMVVSGFCRSPPVMIAGGRVFVLPCVQKIQRISLNTLTLNVKSEKVYTRHGVPISVTGIAQVKIQGQNKEMLAAACQMFLGKSENEVAHIALETLEGHQRAIMAHMTVEEIYKDRQKFSEQVFKVASSDLVNMGISVVSYTLKDIHDDQGYLVSLGKARTAQVQKDARIGEAVAKRDAGIKEAEAQQAKVSSQYVNEIEMAKAQRDYELKKASYDLEVNARKAESDLAYQLQVAKTKQKIEEQKVQVQVVERTQQIQLQDQEIQRKEKELEARIKKPADAERYRLEKIAEAERMRLITEAEAEAESIKVKGEARAYAVEIKARADAEQMAKKAEAFQEYQDAAIVDMLLEKLPEIVDEISKPMTQVKKIKLISSGGSEVGASKITGEVLDILNRLPDTVERLTGVSINQTGYKKPGRMS from the exons GGTTCTGCCGCAGCCCTCCAGTAATGATCGCAGGAGGTCGGGTCTTTGTTCTGCCTTGTGTACAGAAGATACAAAG GATCTCCTTAAACACACTGACATTGAATGTTAAGAGTGAGAAGGTGTATACCCGTCATGGAGTCCCAATTTCAGTTACTGGTATCGCCCAG GTGAAGATCCAGGGGCAGAATAAAGAGATGCTGGCAGCTGCTTGCCAAATGTTCCTTGGTAAAAGTGAGAACGAGGTTGCTCATATTGCCCTGGAAACCTTGGAGGGCCATCAGCGTGCCATCATGGCTCATATGACCGTGGAG GAGATATACAAGGACCGACAGAAGTTTTCTGAGCAAGTTTTCAAAGTGGCCTCATCTGATCTAGTTAACATGGGAATTAGTGTTGTCAGTTACACCCTGAAAGACATTCACGATGACCAG GGATACCTGGTCTCTCTGGGTAAGGCACGGACGGCACAGGTACAGAAGGATGCAAGGATTGGGGAGGCTGTGGCCAAGAGAGATGCTGGCATCAAG GAAGCAGAGGCTCAACAGGCAAAGGTCTCGTCACAGTACGTCAATGAGATTGAGATGGCGAAAGCTCAGAGAGATTATGAACTAAAGAAAGCTTCGTATGATTTGGAGGTGAATGCCAGGAAGGCAGAAAGTGACCTGGCTTATCAGCTGCAG GTGGCCAAGACCAAGCAGAAGATTGAGGAGCAGAAAGTCCAGGTCCAGGTGGTGGAGAGGACACAGCAAATCCAATTGCAGGATCAAGAAATCCAGCGCAAGGAGAAGGAGCTGGAAGCCCGGATTAAGAAGCCAGCTGATGCTGAACGCTACCGACTGGAGAAAATTGCTGAAGCTGAAAG AATGAGGCTGATCACTGAGGCCGAGGCAGAAGCTGAATCGATCAAG GTTAAGGGCGAAGCCCGTGCCTATGCAGTTGAGATCAAGGCTCGTGCCGATGCTGAACAGATGGCCAAAAAGGCCGAAGCTTTCCAGGAATACCAGGACGCAGCCATTGTGGATATGTTACTGGAGAAACTACCTGAG ATTGTTGATGAGATTAGTAAGCCCATGACACAGGTGAAGAAGATCAAGCTGATCTCAAGTGGTGGGAGCGAGGTTGGTGCCTCCAAGATTACCGGTGAAGTTCTGGATATTCTCAATCGCCTTCCAGACACCGTGGAGAGGTTGACCGGTGTCAGCATTAACCAG ACCGGATATAAGAAGCCAGGACGCATGTCGTAA
- the TUBB gene encoding tubulin beta chain: MREIVHIQAGQCGNQIGAKFWEVISDEHGIDPTGTYHGDSDLQLDRISVYYNEATGGKYVPRAILVDLEPGTMDSVRSGPFGQIFRPDNFVFGQSGAGNNWAKGHYTEGAELVDSVLDVVRKEAESCDCLQGFQLTHSLGGGTGSGMGTLLISKIREEYPDRIMNTFSVVPSPKVSDTVVEPYNATLSVHQLVENTDETYCIDNEALYDICFRTLKLTTPTYGDLNHLVSATMSGVTTCLRFPGQLNADLRKLAVNMVPFPRLHFFMPGFAPLTSRGSQQYRALTVPELTQQVFDAKNMMAACDPRHGRYLTVAAVFRGRMSMKEVDEQMLNVQNKNSSYFVEWIPNNVKTAVCDIPPRGLKMAVTFIGNSTAIQELFKRISEQFTAMFRRKAFLHWYTGEGMDEMEFTEAESNMNDLVSEYQQYQDATAEEEEDFNEEAEEEA, from the exons ATGAGGGAGATTGTACACATCCAGGCTGGCCAGTGTGGCAACCAGATCGGAGCCAAG TTTTGGGAAGTGATCAGCGATGAACATGGAATTGACCCAACAGGGACTTACCATGGGGACAGTGACCTCCAGTTGGACAGGATCAGTGTCTACTACAACGAGGCCACAG GTGGTAAGTACGTCCCCCGTGCCATCCTGGTAGATCTGGAGCCCGGTACAATGGACTCTGTCCGCTCTGGTCCCTTCGGACAGATCTTCAGGCCCGACAACTTTGTCTTTG GTCAAAGTGGTGCTGGTAACAACTGGGCCAAAGGCCATTACACCGAGGGAGCAGAGTTGGTAGACTCTGTTCTAGATGTAGTGAGAAAAGAGGCAGAAAGCTGTGATTGTCTGCAGGGCTTCCAGCTCACTCACTCCCTAGGTGGTGGTACGGGTTCTGGAATGGGAACACTTCTCATCAGCAAGATCCGTGAGGAGTACCCCGACCGAATCATGAACACATTCAGTGTAGTGCCCTCACCCAAAGTATCTGACACAGTGGTAGAACCATACAATGCCACTCTCTCAGTGCATCAACTGGTTGAGAATACAGATGAAACCTACTGCATTGACAATGAAGCCCTCTATGACATCTGCTTCCGTACCCTTAAGTTGACAACACCTACATATGGAGACCTCAACCACCTGGTCAGCGCCACCATGAGTGGTGTCACCACCTGCTTACGTTTCCCTGGTCAACTCAATGCTGATCTCCGCAAGCTTGCAGTCAATATGGTCCCCTTCCCACGTCTTCACTTCTTCATGCCCGGATTTGCTCCTCTGACCAGCCGAGGCAGCCAACAATACCGTGCACTGACTGTGCCAGAGCTCACTCAGCAAGTGTTTGATGCTAAGAACATGATGGCCGCATGTGATCCACGCCATGGCCGTTACCTGACAGTAGCAGCTGTATTCCGAGGACGTATGTCCATGAAGGAGGTGGATGAGCAGATGCTGAATGTGCAGAACAAAAACAGCAGCTACTTCGTAGAATGGATCCCCAACAATGTCAAGACAGCTGTGTGCGACATCCCACCAAGAGGCCTTAAGATGGCGGTTACATTCATTGGCAACAGCACTGCCATCCAGGAGCTGTTCAAGCGTATCTCAGAGCAGTTCACAGCTATGTTCCGCCGCAAGGCTTTCCTGCATTGGTACACAGGAGAAGGTATGGACGAGATGGAATTTACTGAAGCAGAGAGCAACATGAATGATCTTGTCTCCGAGTACCAGCAGTATCAAGATGCTACAGCTGAGGAAGAGGAAGATTTCAATGAGGAGGCTGAAGAGGAGGCTTAG